The segment CTCATTTATCTCAGCAAGATCGTCTCTCATGACAACCCCCAGCCATGGTAAAGCCATAAGACTAACAAAGTAGTGATAAGTGCTTTTAACGATCAGCCGTTGTTTAAAGCATTCAAACGTCAGTTGATACCGTCCATGATTAACCGGATGCCCAGTAAGATCAGTAGACAAAGAATGACACGGAAAAACACTTCACCATCAATGCGTTTCTGAATAACCAAGCCCAGCCTGACACCCAACCACGCAACGGGCATCAGTAGTAACGCTATCGTCAGGTTATCGATATTCACCAAGCCCAGCAGGGTATAGGGCACCAGCTTTACCAAGTTGGTAATCGCCAGAAACACCACTGCCGTGCCTAGAAACTGCTGTTTCGTCAGTTGACATTGCAACAAGTAAAAATTCAGCGGCGGGCCACCTGCATGGGCAATAAAGCTGGTAAACCCTGCTATCCCACCACACAGTCGTCCAACCCAGCTAGGCATCAACTTGCCACGTAGCGGCTTGAATAGCCCCCATAGACCAAACAGCACTGAGAAAATCCCCAGCAGCAGTTTCAGGAGCGCTTCATCAAACCAGCCATAGGTTAAATAACCTACTCCAACACCTAATATCGCAGGTGGAAACATCAGCCACAATAAACGATCAACCCGCTGTCGCCACCACGCTTTTAGGCTAAAGATATCCATCACTATTAGCAGCGGTAGCATCACTGCCACTGCAAATGTTGGGCTCGCTTTTAGCGAGATTAACGGCACGGCAACCACCCCCACACCACCGGCAAAGCCTGACTTGGAAATACCGGTCAGCAGCACGGCGACCACCATCAAAATAACAAAAACCCAATCAACACCCATGACACACCTCATCAGTCTTCGAGCAGCAAACGGCTATTCGCAGATGAAAAAAGGGGCCATGACATGCACGGCCCCTTTTGCTCGGGTAATTTACCCCTACAAACTGCCCAGATGCTTTATCTGTCGGGTTTAAAGTACCTGTTATCGCACTTGTTATAGCACCTGGCATACTTCATCGAAGGAGAAGCGATCACCACGGGGGAACAATGCGCTGGCATCGCCATAGCCTAAGTTACACAGGAAGTTGCTCTTCACTTTGCCGTCCGGGAAGAACTCTTCATCCACGGCTGCATTGTTGAAGCCGGACATGGGGCCTGCATCCAAGCCGAGTGCGCGCGCCGCTAAGATAAGATAGCCACCCTGAATGGAACTATTGCGGAAGGCTGTGGAGTGAATAAAGTCCGGCTTACCTTCGAACAACGACTTGGCATCTTTATTATGGGCAAACATGCGCGGCAAGTGCTCATAAAACTCGGTATCAAAGCCAACCACAGCCACCACTGGGGCTTTCATGGTCTTCTCCTGGTTGCCTGGTAACAGCGCAGGCTTCAAGCGCTCTTTTGCAGCATCGGTGGTTAGAAAAATAATCCGCGACGGCTGGCAGTTCATGGATGTGGGGCCGAAATGCATTAGGTTATACAGTTCGCGTAGGGTTTCTTTACTTACCTCACGGTCCTGCCAAACGTTGTGAGTACGTGCTTCAGTAAACAGTGTTGCGATAGCTTTTTGATCAATCGTTGTCATGTCATTTCCTCTTTCGGTTTAACCAGCTCAGTTCGAGCCGGGCGTTCAGGGTAAGACGCTCAGGCCGTCTTTAAGCCGAAGTCGTAATGAAAGTAGCGGTAAGGTGTTTTCATCTGCCGGCCATCGGGTGCCTGCCCCGCTGGCTGCTGAGAAAACTCCTTGACCAGTGAGTCTTTCACGCCAAATACCGCATCAGAATCGAGGTAGGGATCATTCTCAGCGAAGATTTGCGTGACCAAGGTTTCGTACCCCGGCGCCATCAACATGAAATGCACATGGGCAGGCCGATAAGGATGGCGCCCAGTAATTTCGAGCATTTTGCCGACCGGCCCATCCGTCGGAATCGGATAAGGCGAGGGCGTCACCGTCCAGAAGGCGTAATGGCCCTGACTGTCCGTGTGAAAGCGAGCGCGCAGCGAGGCATTTTCAAGCTCAGGCTTTTGGACGTCGTAAAACCCTTCGCTGTCGGACTGCCAAACATCAATAGTGACATTTGCCAAAGGCTTGCCCTGGGCATCGTGCACGTTTCCCTCGATGAATAACGGCTCACCTTCCACGCCCCAGTTAATGGCGTCGCCTTGGTTTGCTTGGGGAGGGTTTTCAACATAAAAAGGGCCCAACACCGTGCTTTCGGTAATCTTGGGATCACTGCTTGCGTGGTTAATCGCATCCACTAGCATGGTCACGCCAAGGGTGTCAGATAGCAGGATGAACTCCTGACGTTCGTCGTCACACATTTGCCCCGCTCGGGTGAGAAACTCAATCGCCTGGGTCCACTCTTTCTCGGTGGGCTTCACCTCGCGCAAATAGGCATGCAAGTGTTTTACTAAGCCATTAAGCAGCGTTTTAAGCCGTTCATCATCACAGCTGGAAAATTCATCAATCACTGCCGCGGTAATGTTGTCGGTGGTTAAGTTACGCATGTGTTTGCCCTCCCTGCTGTGCAGGCATTGGCTCACCTAGTCCTGAAAGGCGCTCGGTATGATGTACGGTGGCGATGTAGTCATCATCGCCGTGCCCTGTTGCGATAAGCGCTGTATAGGCTTCACGCATTTGTGCGGCCAGTGGTGTTGATACCCCTGTGCCATGGGCACAATCGAGAATGAGATCAAGATCTTTGGCCATCTGGGCGGCTGAGAACGTCGACGTAAAATCGCGCTGGGAAAGCGGCGGCACCTTGTACTTCACCATCGGAGACCCCACCGCACTGTCGGAAATCAGTTCCAGCATAGCGTCCCATTCAATGTTGCCTTTACGCGCTAGCGTCAGTGCTTCACTCATCATTCCGGCACTCACGGCGATCATCAGGTTGATCGCCAATTTGGCCACTCGGGCCTGCTCTTCATCGCCCAGCCAATATTGTGCTTTAGTAAAAGCGTCAAATACGGGCTTCGCCGTTGCCAGTGCTTCGCGCGGGCCAGACACCATCGCCGACAGCGTGCCAGCCTCTGCTGCCACTGGATTGCCTGATACGGGGCTGCGCAGATATTCAAGACCCTGAGCCTTTGCCGCTTCAGCGACACGTGCTGAGGCTTCAACACTCACCGTACTCGTCTCAATCAAGATACTGCCAGGCATCATGTGGCGCACCAGCCCTCCGGATTCAAGACACAGATTGATCAAGGCGCGGTCATCAGGAATGGAGACAAACACCAAGCCGCAGTCAGCCACCGCACTGGCAAGCTGTTGATGGGGCGTGATGCCTATTTTTTCAGCGAGAACAAGGCGTTCAGCCGAAAGGTCAAACCCTTGAACGGCAGTGCCTGATTGAATAATCCTGGCGGCCATAGGTAAACCCAACTTACCCAAACCAACCCAAGCCACTTTTGAGGGCGAAGGGTGCGTGGTAGGAACGGTTGTCATGAGGTTGCCTCCTGTGTCGATTGCACTTCACGCGCCAGCAATTCGGCGTGAATTCGGTGGCCAGACTTGGCAAGCTCAACAATTCCCTGTTCGGTCTCTATCAATAGACGGCCGCCACGTTTTTTGAACTGCCCTGCCACCATGACGCTGTCGACGTTGGCAAGGCTTGTTTGCATAACGACCGTAGAAACGGGATCGTTAACTGGCTGCATATTGAGCTGGTTGCTATCCAACAGCACCAAGTCAGCCTGTTTGCCTGGAGTCAGGCTGCCAATGCGGTCGTCAAGCCCGAGGGCTTTTGCCCCATCCAGTGTGATCCAGCCCAGCGCTTCACGGGTGGTAATGGTCGAGGTGTCGGGTATCTTGCCCTGCTCACGGCGAGAGGCATCGTTATCCAGGGCGCGCTGCATCCCTAGAGCAGCTCGGGCTACGCTGAACATGTCGCCGGAAAGCACGGACTCAAGATCCACTCCCAAGGACACCACGCCGCCGTGCTGGCGAACCAGTCCGGTCACTGGAAAGCCATGGCCTTGTGTCATTTCATTTTCCGGTGCCACCGAAAATGTGACGCCACTGGCGCAGAACCGAGACATCTGGCCCTCATCCAGGCTCTGGCCATGAACAATGTTGATGTCTTGACCCAGCAGACCGCGTGCTTCTACTTCGTCCCAGGCACCGGGCGCCACAGCCTCGCCGCCGCCCTGATGCATCGAGGCAACCAGACCAAACTCCTTGGCCAGGGCAAAATCCTGCAACGTGACATCCAGGGTGGAGTAATGTGGCCCCAGAATGGCCATCCCCAAGGTGACCAGTCCGTCAGGGTCAGACAACTCACCGCCAAGCAGCCGCTCGATTTCATGGCGCGGGTGGGGAATTTCACTAAAGTGCGGTTGGCCAGGTTTGGGGTCGGGCTTGGGAGAGCCGTGCATAAACAGCGCCCGAATGCCTGACTCCTTTAGTCCCCAAACAGCAGCGTCTGTATGCTCGGGGGTGGGGTTGTTATGGCACCAGTCACCCAGCGTGGTGGTGCCGCAGTTAAGCTGATTAATCGCGCCCATGCGGGTAGCGATGTAAATATCATTCGGCGTGAAGAGTGCGGCCAACCCACGATGCACATGGCGGAAATACTCAAGCAGCGTCCAGTTAGCGGCAACGCCGCGTAGGCCGGTCTGCCAGGTATGCATATGGGCATTCACCAGCCCAGGAATAAGGATGCCGCCGCCACAGTCAATGATCTCGGCATTTTGTGCCTTGGAGTCTTCGGTCAGGTCATGGCCCACCGCGGCAATCCGATCATCCTCAACCAGTACTTGGCCGCTGCTTAGCTCACCTAGCTGCGGATCCATTGTGATAATAGTGGCGTTAATAAACAGGGTGTTCATTGCTCACCCCCACTATCCGCTTGCGGCCGATGACCCGACTGGGCATCACTTAACAAGCGATGGATCCCTTTGGCCTCGACGTTCCGAGGATTCCAATAAGGGTTGCGGGTAGCTATATCCGTGGCCCGCTCAACATCTTCCACGCTAAATCCTAGTTCGGAAAGCGCGCTCGGCGCGCCGACGGCTCGTCCCAGGTCGTAAAGACCAGCAGCCGCATCGTCACACCCTAGCGCACGACTAATGCGGGCTATCGCATCTGGCACCGCTGGCGCGTTATAAGCCAGCGCATGAGGTAGCACAATGGTGTGCGTCTCTGCATGAGGAAGGTTAAAGGAGCCACCTAAGGTATGACAAAGCTTGTGGTGCAACGACATGCCCACCGACCCAAGACAAGTACCGCACAGCCAAGCGCCATACAGCGCATCAGAGCGGGCGTCAGTATTGGTAGGGTCGCTGGCAATCACAGGCAGGCTTCTCGCCAACGCCGCAATGCCTTCCTCTGCCATTAGCGCAATCACCGGATTACAGTCACGGGCATAAAGCGCTTCTACCGCATGGGCAATTGCGTTTATACCACTCGTCCCCGACATCACCGCGGGCAGCGTTAAGGTAAGGTCAACGTCATAAATCACCGTTTCCGGCAATACATCCAGGGTGCGCTGAGTGGTCTTGATACCATCTCGGGTTTCACCCAGGATCGGCGTCATCTCGGAACCAGCATACGTGGTGGGAATAGCGATCTGTGGCAAGCCAGTGCGCAATGCAATGGCTTTACCTAACCCAATGGTCGAGCCTCCGCCAATGGCAACCGTGCAATCCACGTTAAGCTCTTCCACCACCTGCAAGGCACGCTCGGTCACCTCGGCAGGCGTATGCATAACGGCGTCAGCATAAAGGCCAACCCCCTTCTCACCTAGTTGCTTTAGTACACGGTTTGCCTGCTCGTGCTGCTGGGGCGTTGCTAGCACCAAAGCGCGCGAGCAACCGAGATGCTCAAGCTCTTCACTTAGTTGCGAGAGAGTGCCCCGTCCGAACACTACGCGGGATGGCAGGCCATCATAAACAAAAGGTTGCATGGAACATTCCTTATACGTTTGAAGTGGTCTGTATGCGCTCTTTGCAGAGCGCACCAGTCGCTATGTGGCGAGCTAGCTCGCCTGCGCCTGCTTACCCATGCCGGTAATCGCTTGCACTAGCTCGTCTTCGCTGACGTTGTCACCATCAAACTCAGCGGTAACACGGCCGTCATACATGGCAATAATCCGATTACTCAGGCCAAGCACTTCTGGCATCTCGGAAGAAATCACCAATACGGCATAGCCAGATTTGGCTAAGTCTTTAACCAAGGTGTGAATTTCAGATTTAGAGCCGACATCAATGCCCCGGGTAGGCTCATCCAAGATGAGTAATTTAGGATGCGTGTGCAGCCACTTGCCGATGACGATCTTCTGCTGGTTCCCGCCGCTTAAATTGCCTACCTTCTGGCGCCAGCTGGGCGTTTTGATTTTCATTGCTTGGTGATATTTGTCGTAAACTTCGCGCTCTTTAGAACTGGTCATAAAACCCAGTGACGACACGCTAGAAAGACTTGCCAGCGTCATGTTGTCTCGACAGTTCATCCCCAATATCAGCCCTTGGTCCTTGCGATCTTCTGGCACTAAAGCAACACCATTGACGACTGCATCGTGGGAGTTACGAAAACTCACCACCTCGCCATCCAGCACGACCTCGCCAGCAGAAGGCGTTCGCAAACCGAAGATCGTCTCTGCCACTTCAGAGCGTCCCGCGCCGACCAGGCCATACATGCCGACAATCTCACCCTTGCGAACGTTAAAGCTGACATCTTCAAACACTCGCTTCACTGAGAGATTGCGTACTTCCAGTAGGTTGTCGCCGAAGTCACTGGGTTTACTGGCATGATCGAGCTCCAAACTGCGGCCGATCATCATGCGGGTAATCTCGTCTTCGTTGGTATCCGCTGTATTGACGGTGCCGGTGTACTCACCGTCTCGCAGCACGGAAATACGATGAGAGAGGTGGAAAATCTCGTCCATGCGGTGGGAGATATAAACAATCCCTACACCTTGCTCACACAATGAATTGATCACGTCGTAAAGCACTGGTTTTTCATGGTCGGTGAGCGACGCCGTCGGCTCATCAAACACCACGACGCGTGGGGTAAACGCCAGCGCTCGACCAATCTCCACCATCTGTTTCTTAGCAATCGATAGCGACCCAACCAAGTCATCGTGCTGAAAACCGCACTTGAGCGTTTCAAGAATTTTATTGGTATCCTCGCGCAGCTTACGCCAGTCAACACGGTTGAACGGCTTTCTTGGCAGGCTGCCTAGAAAGATGTTTTCGGCCACCGTCATTTCAGATACCAACGACTGCTCCTGATGGATCAGAACGACCCCTGCACGCTTGGCATGCTTAGGGTTTTCAAAGGCCATCTCCTCACCACCGAGAATGATCTTGCCCTCATTCGCCTGGTGCTTACCGGCCAATACTTTCATCAAGGTCGATTTTCCAGCGCCGTTCTCACCCAGCAAGGCATGCACCTCGCCGGGGCGAACGTCGAAATCCACGTTGTTGAGTGCCACCACTCCGGGGAAGCGCTTGGTAATACCTTTAAGCTCAAGTATCGGCGCAGCATCAATCGGCCGACGAGACTGGATAGGAGAATTCATATCCGCACCTCCTTGGTTGAGGGTGCATTGAGTTTCTTGTCGATAATCAATACCGATATGAGGATCGCGCCTAGAATCACCAGTACATAAAAAGCAGGCACCTGCATTAAATTCATGCCGTTACGTAGAATGCCGATGGCAAGAACACCACCTAGGGTGCCGACAATACTGCCGTAGCCACCGGTCAGCTTGGTGCCACCTAAAACAACTGCGGTAATCACCCAAAGCTCGTAGTCACGCCCCAAATTCGGTGTCGCAGCACCCATCTGACTCGCTAGCATCACGCCCGCCAGTGCAGCAAAGAAGCCAACAATAATGAAATTGATCATCATGTGGCGCCCCAACCGAATCCCTGCATCTATCGAGGCTTCTGGGTTTCCGCCTACCGCAAAAGTGTTACGGCCATGGCCGGTTCGCGT is part of the Halomonas sp. GT genome and harbors:
- a CDS encoding sulfite exporter TauE/SafE family protein; the protein is MGVDWVFVILMVVAVLLTGISKSGFAGGVGVVAVPLISLKASPTFAVAVMLPLLIVMDIFSLKAWWRQRVDRLLWLMFPPAILGVGVGYLTYGWFDEALLKLLLGIFSVLFGLWGLFKPLRGKLMPSWVGRLCGGIAGFTSFIAHAGGPPLNFYLLQCQLTKQQFLGTAVVFLAITNLVKLVPYTLLGLVNIDNLTIALLLMPVAWLGVRLGLVIQKRIDGEVFFRVILCLLILLGIRLIMDGIN
- a CDS encoding malonic semialdehyde reductase: MTTIDQKAIATLFTEARTHNVWQDREVSKETLRELYNLMHFGPTSMNCQPSRIIFLTTDAAKERLKPALLPGNQEKTMKAPVVAVVGFDTEFYEHLPRMFAHNKDAKSLFEGKPDFIHSTAFRNSSIQGGYLILAARALGLDAGPMSGFNNAAVDEEFFPDGKVKSNFLCNLGYGDASALFPRGDRFSFDEVCQVL
- a CDS encoding intradiol ring-cleavage dioxygenase codes for the protein MRNLTTDNITAAVIDEFSSCDDERLKTLLNGLVKHLHAYLREVKPTEKEWTQAIEFLTRAGQMCDDERQEFILLSDTLGVTMLVDAINHASSDPKITESTVLGPFYVENPPQANQGDAINWGVEGEPLFIEGNVHDAQGKPLANVTIDVWQSDSEGFYDVQKPELENASLRARFHTDSQGHYAFWTVTPSPYPIPTDGPVGKMLEITGRHPYRPAHVHFMLMAPGYETLVTQIFAENDPYLDSDAVFGVKDSLVKEFSQQPAGQAPDGRQMKTPYRYFHYDFGLKTA
- a CDS encoding NAD(P)-dependent oxidoreductase, encoding MTTVPTTHPSPSKVAWVGLGKLGLPMAARIIQSGTAVQGFDLSAERLVLAEKIGITPHQQLASAVADCGLVFVSIPDDRALINLCLESGGLVRHMMPGSILIETSTVSVEASARVAEAAKAQGLEYLRSPVSGNPVAAEAGTLSAMVSGPREALATAKPVFDAFTKAQYWLGDEEQARVAKLAINLMIAVSAGMMSEALTLARKGNIEWDAMLELISDSAVGSPMVKYKVPPLSQRDFTSTFSAAQMAKDLDLILDCAHGTGVSTPLAAQMREAYTALIATGHGDDDYIATVHHTERLSGLGEPMPAQQGGQTHA
- a CDS encoding amidohydrolase family protein — its product is MNTLFINATIITMDPQLGELSSGQVLVEDDRIAAVGHDLTEDSKAQNAEIIDCGGGILIPGLVNAHMHTWQTGLRGVAANWTLLEYFRHVHRGLAALFTPNDIYIATRMGAINQLNCGTTTLGDWCHNNPTPEHTDAAVWGLKESGIRALFMHGSPKPDPKPGQPHFSEIPHPRHEIERLLGGELSDPDGLVTLGMAILGPHYSTLDVTLQDFALAKEFGLVASMHQGGGEAVAPGAWDEVEARGLLGQDINIVHGQSLDEGQMSRFCASGVTFSVAPENEMTQGHGFPVTGLVRQHGGVVSLGVDLESVLSGDMFSVARAALGMQRALDNDASRREQGKIPDTSTITTREALGWITLDGAKALGLDDRIGSLTPGKQADLVLLDSNQLNMQPVNDPVSTVVMQTSLANVDSVMVAGQFKKRGGRLLIETEQGIVELAKSGHRIHAELLAREVQSTQEATS
- a CDS encoding maleylacetate reductase, which encodes MQPFVYDGLPSRVVFGRGTLSQLSEELEHLGCSRALVLATPQQHEQANRVLKQLGEKGVGLYADAVMHTPAEVTERALQVVEELNVDCTVAIGGGSTIGLGKAIALRTGLPQIAIPTTYAGSEMTPILGETRDGIKTTQRTLDVLPETVIYDVDLTLTLPAVMSGTSGINAIAHAVEALYARDCNPVIALMAEEGIAALARSLPVIASDPTNTDARSDALYGAWLCGTCLGSVGMSLHHKLCHTLGGSFNLPHAETHTIVLPHALAYNAPAVPDAIARISRALGCDDAAAGLYDLGRAVGAPSALSELGFSVEDVERATDIATRNPYWNPRNVEAKGIHRLLSDAQSGHRPQADSGGEQ
- a CDS encoding sugar ABC transporter ATP-binding protein produces the protein MNSPIQSRRPIDAAPILELKGITKRFPGVVALNNVDFDVRPGEVHALLGENGAGKSTLMKVLAGKHQANEGKIILGGEEMAFENPKHAKRAGVVLIHQEQSLVSEMTVAENIFLGSLPRKPFNRVDWRKLREDTNKILETLKCGFQHDDLVGSLSIAKKQMVEIGRALAFTPRVVVFDEPTASLTDHEKPVLYDVINSLCEQGVGIVYISHRMDEIFHLSHRISVLRDGEYTGTVNTADTNEDEITRMMIGRSLELDHASKPSDFGDNLLEVRNLSVKRVFEDVSFNVRKGEIVGMYGLVGAGRSEVAETIFGLRTPSAGEVVLDGEVVSFRNSHDAVVNGVALVPEDRKDQGLILGMNCRDNMTLASLSSVSSLGFMTSSKEREVYDKYHQAMKIKTPSWRQKVGNLSGGNQQKIVIGKWLHTHPKLLILDEPTRGIDVGSKSEIHTLVKDLAKSGYAVLVISSEMPEVLGLSNRIIAMYDGRVTAEFDGDNVSEDELVQAITGMGKQAQAS